Proteins encoded within one genomic window of Bradyrhizobium sp. CB1717:
- a CDS encoding sugar ABC transporter permease: MSVTTLSSPALAQRQPNWIVRLFDYKPFLIVMCLAPALGLLAVFLTYPLGLGVWLAFTDTTIGRRGIFVGLENFQYLLTDPLWWNAVFYSVFYTGIATFGKFALGFWLALLLNNHFPFKSVLRAIVLLPWIVPTVLSALAFWWIYDPQFSIISYLLVDVLHWKSSNIDFLGSPWPARFSLIAANIWRGIPFVAISLLAGLQTISPSLYEAAMLDGASAWQRFRYITFPMMMPILAIVMTFSIIFTFTDFQLVYAITRGGPVNSTHLLATLAFQRGIAGGELGEGAAIAVSMIPFLVFATLFSYFGLARRKWQQGEAND, from the coding sequence ATGTCCGTGACCACCCTCTCCTCCCCCGCCCTGGCGCAGCGGCAGCCGAACTGGATCGTGCGGCTGTTCGACTACAAGCCGTTCCTGATCGTGATGTGCCTTGCACCGGCGCTCGGGCTGCTCGCCGTCTTCCTCACCTATCCGCTCGGCCTCGGCGTCTGGCTCGCCTTCACCGACACCACGATCGGCCGGCGCGGCATCTTCGTCGGCCTCGAGAATTTCCAGTATCTGCTGACCGATCCCTTGTGGTGGAACGCGGTGTTCTACAGCGTGTTCTACACGGGGATCGCGACCTTCGGGAAGTTCGCGCTCGGCTTCTGGCTCGCGCTGCTGCTCAACAACCATTTCCCGTTCAAGAGCGTGCTGCGCGCCATCGTGCTGCTGCCCTGGATCGTGCCGACGGTGCTCTCGGCACTGGCGTTCTGGTGGATCTACGATCCGCAGTTCTCGATCATCTCGTATCTGCTGGTCGACGTGCTGCACTGGAAGTCGAGCAATATCGACTTCCTCGGCTCGCCCTGGCCGGCGCGGTTCTCGCTGATCGCCGCCAATATCTGGCGCGGCATTCCCTTCGTCGCGATCTCGCTGCTGGCGGGCCTGCAGACCATCTCGCCCTCGCTCTACGAGGCCGCGATGCTCGACGGCGCCAGCGCCTGGCAACGCTTCCGCTACATCACCTTCCCGATGATGATGCCGATCCTCGCCATCGTCATGACGTTCTCGATCATCTTCACCTTCACCGACTTCCAGCTCGTCTACGCCATCACCCGCGGCGGTCCGGTGAACTCGACGCACCTCTTGGCGACGCTGGCGTTCCAGCGCGGCATCGCCGGCGGCGAGCTCGGCGAAGGCGCCGCGATCGCGGTGTCGATGATCCCGTTCCTGGTGTTCGCGACGCTGTTCTCCTATTTCGGCCTGGCGCGCCGCAAATGGCAACAGGGAGAGGCCAATGACTGA
- a CDS encoding carbohydrate ABC transporter permease, with the protein MTDTVAQGSAVAKAPPDTMAWDSGLRRLMMIYLPLGCFVLILLFPFYWMAITSFKPNAELMNYRDNNPFWISSPTLAHIKHLLFNTAYPHWLKTTMLVAIGSTTLSLIASTLAAYAIERLRFRGSPYVGLGIYLAYLVPPSILFIPLATVVVQFGLFDSPLALILVYPTFLVPFCTWLLIGYFKSIPYELEECALVDGATRLQILRRITLPLAVPGLISAGIFSFTLSWNEFIYALAFIQSGANKTVPVAILTELVTGDVYQWGALMAGSLLGSLPVAIFYSLFVDYYVSSLTGAVKE; encoded by the coding sequence ATGACTGACACCGTCGCGCAAGGCTCCGCCGTCGCCAAGGCCCCTCCCGACACCATGGCCTGGGATTCCGGGCTGCGGCGGCTGATGATGATCTATCTGCCGCTCGGCTGCTTCGTGCTGATCCTGCTGTTCCCGTTCTACTGGATGGCGATCACCTCGTTCAAGCCGAACGCGGAGCTGATGAACTACCGGGATAACAACCCGTTCTGGATCTCCTCGCCGACGCTCGCCCATATCAAGCATCTGCTGTTCAACACCGCCTATCCGCACTGGCTGAAAACGACGATGCTGGTCGCGATCGGCTCGACCACGCTGTCGCTGATCGCGAGCACGCTTGCGGCCTATGCGATCGAACGCCTGCGTTTCCGCGGCAGTCCCTATGTCGGCCTCGGCATCTATCTCGCCTATCTCGTGCCGCCCTCGATCCTGTTCATTCCGCTCGCCACCGTCGTGGTGCAGTTCGGTCTGTTCGACTCGCCGCTGGCCCTGATCCTGGTCTATCCAACCTTCCTGGTGCCGTTCTGCACCTGGCTCCTGATCGGCTATTTCAAGTCGATCCCCTACGAGCTCGAGGAATGCGCGCTGGTCGATGGCGCGACGCGCCTCCAGATCCTGCGCCGGATCACGCTGCCGCTGGCGGTGCCCGGCCTGATCTCGGCCGGCATCTTCTCCTTCACACTGTCCTGGAACGAGTTCATCTACGCGCTCGCCTTCATCCAGAGCGGCGCCAACAAGACCGTGCCGGTCGCGATCCTGACCGAGCTCGTCACCGGCGACGTCTACCAATGGGGTGCGCTGATGGCGGGCTCGCTGCTCGGCTCGCTGCCGGTCGCGATCTTCTACTCGCTGTTCGTGGACTACTATGTGTCGTCCCTGACAGGTGCGGTAAAGGAGTAG
- a CDS encoding MBL fold metallo-hydrolase, translating to MDSPELPSLSRRGFCLCCVGGAFAATAGWLTPRQAFAEARGLVSVIKDSAATSPITTYKLRNNISVLEGSGGNIAVLTGADGKLLVDAGIGVSRPQLSKALAELGKEPIAHLINTHWHFDHADGNEWLQAAGAKIIAHENTRKHLSVVQRVEDWDYNFLALPASAVPAQVFAKEHHLKVNGASIAMNYYGPAHTDGDISVMFTEANVLHAGDTYWNRIYPFIDYSTGGSINGMIAASDANLAAANNDTIIIPGHGKPVSNKAELQAFRDMLVAIRDNVGNLKKQGKSRDEIVAAKPTAAFDAIWGQFLVDPGYFTRLVYEGV from the coding sequence ATGGATTCGCCAGAGCTTCCTTCGTTGTCCCGACGGGGCTTTTGTCTGTGCTGTGTCGGCGGCGCTTTCGCTGCCACCGCCGGCTGGCTCACGCCGCGACAGGCCTTCGCAGAGGCGCGAGGCCTCGTCAGCGTGATCAAGGACAGTGCAGCAACGTCCCCGATCACGACCTACAAGCTGCGCAACAATATCAGCGTGCTGGAAGGATCCGGCGGCAACATCGCCGTCCTCACGGGAGCTGACGGCAAGCTTCTGGTCGACGCCGGCATCGGCGTCTCGCGCCCTCAGCTCAGCAAGGCGCTGGCCGAGCTCGGCAAGGAGCCGATCGCGCACCTCATCAATACGCACTGGCACTTCGACCACGCCGACGGCAATGAATGGCTGCAGGCGGCCGGCGCCAAGATCATCGCCCACGAAAATACCCGCAAGCACCTCTCCGTCGTTCAGCGCGTCGAGGACTGGGACTATAATTTCCTCGCCCTGCCCGCCAGCGCCGTCCCGGCCCAGGTGTTCGCCAAGGAGCATCATCTCAAGGTCAACGGCGCATCGATTGCAATGAATTACTATGGGCCGGCACATACCGATGGCGACATTTCGGTGATGTTTACCGAGGCGAACGTCCTGCATGCCGGTGACACCTACTGGAACCGCATCTATCCGTTCATCGACTATTCGACCGGCGGCAGCATCAACGGCATGATCGCGGCCTCCGACGCCAATCTGGCGGCGGCCAACAACGACACCATCATCATTCCCGGTCACGGCAAGCCCGTCAGCAACAAGGCGGAGCTGCAGGCATTCCGCGACATGCTGGTCGCGATCAGGGACAATGTCGGCAATCTCAAGAAACAGGGAAAGTCGCGCGACGAGATTGTTGCCGCCAAGCCCACGGCCGCATTCGACGCGATATGGGGGCAGTTCTTAGTCGATCCCGGCTACTTCACCAGGCTGGTCTATGAGGGCGTGTGA
- a CDS encoding esterase-like activity of phytase family protein codes for MRATFLSTVATIILTASSALAQSEGEFPAKLAGHVVMPAATFIDAPADAPADLKTSGKYTTGKRVDALGTVMGKSYERPTGVSLPFKGQPLQGHSGIKHMPDGSYWVITDNGMGARANSPDSMLYLNRYKMDWANSKIERQETIFLHDPDKKVPFRIVHEDTQKRYLTGSDFDTEGFQIIGDTFWIGDEFGPYILKADKTGKILAVFETVADGKPVRSPDNWAVATPGAPGATYTNVNLRRSKGYEGFAASKDGKFLYGLLEGPLWDADKKDWEKVDGKEASRILEFDVAAEKFTGRYWQYVFEQNGNAIGDFNMIDPTAGLIIERDNGEGTADKACPQGQRGENCFPDLAKFKRVYKIELSDANVGKPVRKIGYIDLMKIQDPDKKAKKPLNDGVYTFPFFTIENVDRVDDTHIIVGNDNNLPFSSSRDPNKADDDEFMLLEVADFLKAK; via the coding sequence ATGCGCGCGACTTTTCTCAGCACCGTCGCAACGATCATTCTCACCGCGAGCAGCGCGCTCGCGCAGAGCGAGGGCGAATTCCCGGCCAAGCTCGCCGGCCACGTGGTGATGCCGGCCGCCACCTTCATCGACGCGCCGGCGGATGCGCCCGCCGATCTCAAGACATCGGGCAAGTACACCACGGGAAAACGCGTCGACGCGCTCGGCACCGTCATGGGCAAGTCCTATGAGCGTCCGACCGGCGTGTCGCTGCCGTTCAAGGGCCAGCCGCTGCAGGGCCATTCCGGCATCAAGCACATGCCCGACGGCAGCTACTGGGTCATCACCGACAACGGCATGGGCGCACGCGCGAACTCGCCGGATTCGATGCTGTACCTGAACCGCTACAAGATGGACTGGGCGAACAGCAAGATCGAGCGCCAGGAGACCATCTTCCTGCACGACCCCGACAAGAAGGTCCCCTTCCGCATCGTGCATGAGGACACCCAGAAGCGTTACCTCACCGGCTCGGACTTCGACACCGAGGGTTTTCAGATCATCGGCGACACATTCTGGATCGGCGACGAGTTCGGCCCCTACATCCTGAAGGCGGACAAGACCGGAAAAATCCTCGCCGTGTTCGAGACGGTTGCCGACGGCAAGCCGGTGCGCTCGCCGGACAACTGGGCCGTCGCGACGCCGGGCGCGCCCGGCGCGACCTACACCAACGTCAATCTCCGCCGCTCCAAGGGCTATGAGGGCTTCGCCGCGTCGAAGGACGGCAAGTTCCTCTACGGCCTGCTCGAGGGGCCGCTGTGGGATGCCGACAAGAAGGACTGGGAGAAGGTCGACGGCAAGGAAGCTTCCCGCATCCTGGAATTCGACGTCGCTGCCGAGAAGTTCACCGGCCGCTACTGGCAATATGTGTTCGAGCAGAACGGCAACGCCATCGGCGACTTCAACATGATCGACCCGACGGCTGGCCTCATCATCGAGCGCGACAATGGCGAAGGCACCGCCGACAAGGCCTGTCCGCAAGGCCAGCGCGGCGAGAACTGCTTCCCCGACCTCGCCAAGTTCAAGCGCGTCTACAAGATCGAGCTCTCCGACGCCAATGTCGGCAAGCCCGTGCGCAAGATCGGCTATATCGACCTGATGAAGATCCAGGACCCCGACAAGAAGGCGAAGAAGCCGCTGAATGACGGCGTCTACACCTTCCCGTTCTTCACCATCGAGAACGTCGATCGCGTCGACGACACCCACATCATCGTCGGCAACGACAACAATCTGCCGTTCTCGTCCAGCCGCGACCCCAACAAGGCCGATGACGACGAGTTCATGCTGCTCGAAGTCGCCGACTTCCTGAAGGCGAAGTAA
- a CDS encoding TonB family protein, protein MAANAFALHEPPGGRETARWGMSAMVIVALHLAVALLAMNWLKQVPDQGVNMPAILIDMTPETSAPQSTPLDIAPGPVMEQADASPPEPVQQQAVEEMLAPTPPQEKPDVVAPPEQKLEPSPPKPEPAKIEPVEKPAPVKPRVVRPDARKPSEAPPAPRTSAPPRAERQAPLASAVSAGAVASAMATYYQRVRAHLMRFHQYPASANGQKGVVRLGFTLGRGGQVLSSRVSGSSGVAALDAQASAMMRQAQPFPAMPPEITYATVPINIPVIFGR, encoded by the coding sequence ATGGCCGCGAACGCCTTTGCCTTGCACGAACCGCCCGGCGGACGCGAAACCGCGCGCTGGGGCATGTCGGCGATGGTGATCGTGGCGTTGCATCTTGCTGTCGCACTGCTTGCGATGAATTGGCTGAAGCAGGTGCCGGACCAGGGCGTCAACATGCCGGCGATCCTCATCGACATGACGCCGGAGACGTCGGCGCCGCAATCGACGCCGCTGGATATCGCGCCGGGACCGGTGATGGAGCAGGCGGATGCGTCGCCGCCCGAGCCGGTGCAGCAGCAGGCGGTCGAAGAGATGCTTGCACCGACACCGCCGCAGGAAAAGCCGGATGTGGTTGCGCCGCCGGAGCAGAAGCTCGAGCCAAGTCCGCCGAAGCCTGAGCCTGCGAAAATTGAGCCCGTGGAGAAGCCGGCGCCGGTAAAGCCCAGGGTGGTGCGCCCCGACGCTCGGAAGCCGTCGGAGGCGCCGCCCGCTCCCCGCACCAGCGCGCCGCCGCGTGCGGAACGCCAGGCCCCGCTGGCCTCCGCCGTGAGTGCGGGCGCGGTCGCTTCCGCGATGGCGACCTATTACCAGCGCGTCCGGGCGCACCTGATGCGCTTCCACCAGTATCCGGCAAGTGCCAATGGTCAGAAAGGTGTCGTCAGGCTGGGCTTCACGCTCGGCCGCGGCGGCCAGGTGCTGTCCAGCCGCGTCAGCGGATCGTCGGGCGTTGCGGCGCTCGACGCCCAGGCCTCGGCAATGATGCGTCAGGCGCAACCATTTCCGGCGATGCCGCCCGAGATCACCTATGCGACGGTCCCCATCAACATCCCGGTGATCTTCGGGAGGTGA
- the exbD gene encoding TonB system transport protein ExbD, with product MAAKLGARSLLKRGDPGDLDVTHEINVTPFIDVMLVLLIIFMVAAPLATVDIGVELPATAAEPQPRPDKPTFVTVKPDLTVAVGEDRMTRDGLVNALDAATRGRKDERIYLRADKAVSYGDLMEVMNTLRNAGYLKVALVGLDGRS from the coding sequence ATGGCTGCGAAGCTCGGCGCACGTTCGCTGCTCAAGCGCGGCGACCCCGGTGATCTCGACGTCACCCATGAGATCAACGTCACGCCGTTCATCGACGTGATGCTGGTGCTGCTGATCATCTTCATGGTGGCAGCTCCGCTCGCCACCGTCGACATCGGCGTCGAGCTGCCCGCGACCGCGGCCGAACCGCAGCCGCGGCCGGACAAGCCGACCTTCGTGACGGTGAAGCCGGATCTCACCGTTGCAGTCGGCGAGGACAGAATGACCCGCGATGGTCTCGTCAACGCGCTCGACGCCGCAACCAGGGGCCGTAAGGACGAACGCATCTATCTCCGCGCCGACAAGGCCGTGAGCTATGGCGACCTGATGGAGGTGATGAACACCTTGCGCAATGCCGGCTATCTCAAGGTCGCTCTGGTCGGCCTCGACGGACGCAGCTGA
- the exbB gene encoding tonB-system energizer ExbB: protein MQSKSRLRHVILTAALTFAPAPAFAIDEALLPRNLSPWGMFLGADIVVKTVMVGLAVASLVTWTVWLAKSVELRRKSTLAVARTRALAGRMKLAEAAERTGDAHDAVAQLIQSCAKEAELCGGIIDDGLQERVALRLERVEAAMSRQIARGTGVLATIGATAPFVGLFGTVWGIMNAFIGISESHTTSLAVVAPGIAEALLATALGLVAAIPAVVIYNHLVRGIANYRALLGDASAQLMLLVSRQRDHREFRLARAAE from the coding sequence ATGCAAAGCAAGTCCAGACTTCGGCACGTGATCCTAACAGCCGCGCTGACGTTCGCGCCGGCACCGGCCTTCGCCATCGACGAGGCGTTGCTGCCGCGCAATCTGTCGCCCTGGGGCATGTTTCTCGGCGCCGACATCGTCGTGAAGACGGTGATGGTCGGCCTCGCCGTCGCCTCGCTGGTGACGTGGACGGTGTGGCTCGCCAAGAGCGTCGAGCTGCGCCGCAAGAGCACGCTCGCCGTAGCGCGCACGCGCGCGCTCGCAGGCAGGATGAAGCTCGCTGAGGCAGCGGAGCGGACCGGAGATGCGCACGATGCCGTCGCCCAGCTCATCCAGTCCTGCGCGAAGGAGGCGGAGCTCTGCGGCGGCATCATCGACGACGGCCTTCAGGAACGCGTGGCGCTGCGGCTGGAGCGCGTCGAGGCGGCGATGTCGCGGCAGATCGCGCGCGGCACCGGCGTGCTCGCGACCATTGGCGCCACCGCGCCCTTCGTCGGCCTGTTCGGCACGGTCTGGGGCATCATGAACGCCTTCATCGGCATCTCCGAGAGCCACACCACGAGCCTCGCCGTGGTCGCACCCGGCATCGCGGAGGCGCTGCTTGCCACCGCGCTCGGCCTCGTTGCCGCGATCCCGGCAGTGGTGATCTACAACCATCTGGTCCGCGGCATCGCCAATTATCGCGCGCTGCTCGGCGACGCCTCGGCGCAGCTCATGCTGCTGGTCAGCCGGCAGCGCGACCATAGGGAGTTCCGCCTGGCGCGGGCGGCGGAGTAG
- the hutX gene encoding heme utilization cystosolic carrier protein HutX, whose translation MLSTDLADLKAYMADNPGAVIEDVARERKVTPRAVIEALPPSMVRIGSGEHFAAAMQDIAEWGEVTLIVHTDDAIFEFTGAIPTGEIGRGYFNLMQPKGLHGHLRHERCAAVAFVERPFMGKTSAFIAFVNAAGGIMFKVFVGRDETRALRSDQLLRFRQLADRIVA comes from the coding sequence ATGCTGAGCACCGATCTCGCCGATCTCAAGGCATACATGGCCGACAATCCCGGCGCGGTGATTGAGGACGTTGCGCGCGAGCGCAAGGTCACACCGCGTGCGGTGATCGAGGCGCTGCCGCCGTCCATGGTGCGCATCGGCAGCGGCGAGCATTTCGCCGCTGCCATGCAGGACATCGCGGAATGGGGCGAGGTGACGCTGATCGTCCACACGGATGACGCGATCTTCGAGTTCACGGGCGCAATTCCCACGGGCGAGATCGGTCGCGGCTATTTCAACCTGATGCAGCCGAAGGGATTGCACGGTCATCTCCGCCACGAGCGTTGCGCGGCCGTTGCGTTCGTCGAGCGGCCCTTCATGGGCAAGACGTCCGCCTTCATCGCCTTCGTCAATGCCGCCGGCGGCATCATGTTCAAGGTGTTCGTCGGCCGCGACGAGACCCGCGCGCTGCGCAGCGACCAGCTGCTGCGGTTCCGTCAGCTCGCAGATCGGATCGTGGCGTAG
- a CDS encoding antibiotic biosynthesis monooxygenase — protein MFIAMNRFQVKLGSEAAFETVWRTRESYLGSMAGFVEFHLLKGPVAEDHTLYSSHTVWIDKAAFEAWTRSEEFRRAHARADNKTGESLYLGHPKFEGFEVIMTERKANAAA, from the coding sequence ATGTTCATCGCCATGAATCGTTTCCAGGTGAAGCTCGGCTCGGAAGCCGCGTTCGAGACCGTCTGGCGCACCCGCGAATCCTATCTCGGCAGCATGGCCGGCTTCGTCGAATTCCATCTGCTCAAGGGGCCGGTCGCCGAGGACCATACGCTGTATTCCTCGCACACGGTGTGGATCGACAAGGCGGCCTTCGAGGCCTGGACGCGTTCGGAGGAATTCCGCCGCGCGCATGCGCGTGCAGACAACAAGACCGGCGAAAGCCTCTATCTCGGCCATCCCAAGTTCGAAGGGTTCGAGGTCATCATGACCGAGCGCAAGGCGAACGCAGCCGCTTGA
- a CDS encoding TonB-dependent hemoglobin/transferrin/lactoferrin family receptor: MADGARYSRALILGASVVSIAAVLPASGFAQTASPQAENASPKQAKRKPSKPQAAQQATPEVLNARAQAGGAAPVQTLDAITVAATKIEERAIDSLAPVSTVTLEKIQGLQPNRLSDIFYAIPGVSFQERGDDPATVINIRGLQEFGRVAVVVDGARQNYQRTGHNANGSFFLDPELIGGVDVVRGPTANIYGSGAIGGLVSFRTKDIEDVLRPGERWGVDLSGSYGSNNNRGLGSVFGGVRATPDVDIFGGAVYRTQGNYKDGNGTEIGNTGNQVEAGLMKLNVRPALGHEVKFGAIFQDYQYDIGQFNRGPVATAAQRALYQGSSVYASDAKNYTGTITWNYALPSDNLFDWHMSVYGNRVDNDQTKTYHYSTSGAALCGTGNFGNNISGCVGDKRGYVLNTYGIDANNTTRFNVGDWRNALTVGFDAFQDDVITTDSRGNSNITTPSGIRTVSGGFLQLKQNYGTWFEAVSAIRYDRYDLESGKTNGSGDRFSPKITLGVTPVPGFQPYVSYAEGYRAPSITETVISGAHATGGGPALFPCPDGTVGLFCFLPNPNLRPEVGKNKEVGFNLKYDNIFTASDSFRGKINLFRNDVSDYIDLVSFGFVTFPGVGSFAQYYQYQNIAQARIQGFEAETMYDAGNWFVGVAGHYIQGKNAVTNVGLATITPRKVVTTGGVRLLDRTLILTAQWASFGPNNDVPAGYLPATGYELVNLYLTYNATKDIVLSASIDNLLNQYYRPYAIPGASADGTTQNDVLWSSPGPGRVYKAGMKIHFGGA, from the coding sequence ATGGCTGACGGGGCTAGGTATTCGCGCGCCCTGATTTTGGGCGCGTCGGTGGTTTCAATTGCGGCAGTGCTGCCGGCAAGCGGGTTTGCGCAGACCGCATCGCCGCAGGCTGAAAACGCGTCCCCGAAGCAGGCCAAGCGCAAGCCGTCCAAGCCGCAAGCCGCCCAGCAAGCAACGCCTGAAGTCCTGAATGCCCGCGCGCAGGCCGGTGGCGCTGCACCCGTTCAGACGCTCGACGCGATTACGGTTGCGGCAACGAAGATCGAGGAGCGTGCGATCGACTCGCTCGCGCCGGTCAGCACCGTGACGCTCGAGAAGATCCAGGGGCTCCAGCCGAACCGGCTGTCGGATATCTTCTACGCCATTCCCGGCGTGTCGTTCCAGGAGCGCGGCGACGATCCGGCGACAGTCATCAATATCCGCGGCTTGCAGGAGTTCGGGCGCGTTGCGGTGGTCGTCGACGGCGCGCGGCAGAACTATCAGCGCACCGGTCACAACGCCAACGGCTCCTTCTTCCTCGATCCTGAATTGATCGGCGGCGTCGACGTGGTGCGGGGCCCGACCGCGAACATCTACGGCTCCGGCGCGATCGGCGGCCTGGTCTCGTTCCGCACCAAGGACATCGAGGACGTGCTGCGTCCCGGCGAGCGCTGGGGCGTCGATCTCTCGGGTTCCTACGGCTCCAACAACAATCGCGGTCTCGGCTCGGTGTTCGGCGGCGTGCGCGCCACGCCCGACGTCGATATCTTCGGCGGCGCGGTCTACCGCACGCAAGGCAATTACAAGGACGGCAACGGCACCGAGATCGGCAATACCGGCAACCAGGTCGAGGCCGGCCTGATGAAGCTCAACGTCCGGCCCGCGCTCGGCCACGAGGTCAAGTTCGGCGCTATCTTCCAGGACTATCAATACGATATCGGCCAGTTCAACAGAGGGCCGGTGGCGACCGCAGCCCAGCGCGCGCTCTATCAGGGCTCGTCGGTCTACGCCTCCGACGCCAAGAACTACACCGGCACGATCACCTGGAATTACGCGCTGCCGAGCGACAATCTGTTCGACTGGCACATGTCGGTCTACGGCAATCGCGTCGATAACGACCAGACCAAGACCTATCACTATTCGACGTCGGGCGCGGCCTTGTGCGGCACCGGCAATTTCGGCAACAACATCTCCGGCTGTGTCGGCGACAAGCGTGGCTATGTCCTCAATACGTACGGCATCGACGCGAACAACACCACGCGCTTCAACGTCGGCGACTGGCGCAATGCACTCACCGTGGGCTTCGATGCCTTCCAGGATGACGTGATCACGACCGACAGCCGCGGCAACTCCAACATCACCACGCCGAGCGGCATCCGCACCGTGTCGGGCGGCTTCCTTCAGCTGAAGCAGAACTACGGCACCTGGTTCGAGGCAGTGAGCGCGATTCGCTACGACCGCTACGACCTGGAATCGGGCAAGACCAATGGCAGCGGCGACCGCTTCTCGCCGAAGATCACGCTCGGCGTCACGCCGGTCCCGGGCTTCCAGCCTTATGTGAGTTATGCCGAAGGCTATCGTGCCCCGTCGATCACCGAGACCGTGATCTCCGGCGCTCACGCGACCGGTGGCGGACCGGCTCTCTTCCCCTGTCCCGACGGCACCGTCGGCCTGTTCTGCTTCCTGCCCAACCCGAACCTCCGTCCCGAGGTCGGCAAAAACAAGGAAGTCGGCTTCAATCTGAAGTACGACAACATCTTCACCGCGTCCGACTCTTTCCGCGGCAAGATCAACCTGTTCCGCAACGACGTCAGCGACTACATCGACCTCGTCTCGTTCGGATTCGTGACGTTCCCGGGCGTCGGCTCGTTCGCGCAGTACTACCAGTATCAGAACATCGCGCAGGCCCGCATCCAGGGCTTCGAGGCGGAGACGATGTACGACGCCGGCAACTGGTTCGTCGGTGTCGCCGGCCACTACATCCAGGGCAAGAATGCAGTCACCAATGTCGGGCTCGCGACCATCACCCCGCGCAAGGTCGTCACGACCGGCGGTGTCCGCCTGCTCGATCGCACGCTGATCCTCACGGCGCAGTGGGCCTCGTTCGGTCCCAACAACGATGTGCCCGCTGGCTATCTGCCGGCGACCGGGTACGAGCTCGTCAACCTGTACCTGACCTACAACGCGACCAAGGACATCGTGCTCTCGGCGTCGATCGACAATCTCCTGAACCAGTACTACCGGCCTTATGCCATTCCCGGCGCCTCGGCCGACGGCACCACGCAGAACGACGTGCTGTGGTCGAGCCCGGGACCGGGCAGGGTCTACAAGGCCGGCATGAAGATCCACTTCGGAGGTGCGTAG
- a CDS encoding hemin uptake protein HemP produces MSATSGDDGGDAAGPTQSPSATTRTLTMRGSRIDSRELFAHEREIIIAHGEDNYRLRLTSQNKLILTK; encoded by the coding sequence ATGTCGGCAACATCAGGAGACGATGGCGGCGATGCGGCAGGGCCGACGCAAAGCCCTTCTGCAACAACGAGAACTCTCACCATGCGCGGAAGCCGGATCGACAGCCGCGAGCTGTTTGCGCATGAGCGCGAGATCATCATCGCACATGGCGAGGACAACTATCGGCTTCGCCTGACCTCGCAGAACAAGCTGATCCTGACGAAGTAA
- a CDS encoding hemin ABC transporter substrate-binding protein, translated as MTFCRTLANLVLTGTLALASSAHAAGITVHDARNRDVTVADFARTVSIGGAITEILYALGLENRLVGVDTTSLYPAAALHDKPNVGYMRQISAEGVLGLNPTLILAIQGSGPRETMDILETAKVPLVLVPETFSEEGLIEKIKLVGHAMGVDARAECLSAAVGADLAQLRALRAKVKKPVRVMFVMSLQNGRAMVAGHKTAADEIIQLAGAANAVDDYDGYKVIGDEAIVAAKPEFVLSIERGKDSLQADAVYTHPGFALTPVAANKSFITMDGLYLLGFGPRTAAAARDLSVKLYPALAEGGAFTSALSAANCRQ; from the coding sequence ATGACATTTTGTCGCACCCTTGCAAACCTCGTGCTCACTGGCACCCTCGCGCTTGCGTCCAGCGCGCACGCCGCAGGCATCACGGTGCATGACGCGCGCAACCGCGACGTCACTGTCGCCGACTTCGCGCGCACGGTCTCGATCGGCGGCGCCATCACCGAAATCCTCTATGCGCTTGGACTGGAAAACCGGCTGGTCGGCGTCGACACCACGAGCCTTTATCCGGCGGCCGCGCTGCACGACAAACCCAACGTCGGCTACATGCGCCAGATCTCGGCCGAGGGCGTGCTCGGCCTCAACCCGACGCTGATCCTCGCGATCCAGGGATCGGGCCCGCGCGAGACCATGGACATTCTGGAGACGGCGAAGGTGCCGCTGGTGCTGGTGCCCGAGACCTTCTCCGAGGAAGGATTGATCGAGAAGATCAAGCTGGTCGGCCACGCCATGGGCGTCGATGCGCGCGCCGAGTGCCTCAGCGCCGCGGTCGGTGCCGATCTCGCTCAGCTCCGCGCGTTGCGCGCCAAGGTGAAAAAGCCGGTGCGCGTGATGTTCGTGATGTCGCTCCAGAACGGGCGGGCGATGGTCGCCGGCCACAAGACCGCGGCCGATGAGATCATCCAGCTCGCGGGCGCCGCCAACGCGGTCGATGATTACGACGGCTACAAGGTGATCGGCGACGAGGCGATCGTGGCCGCAAAGCCTGAATTCGTGCTGTCGATCGAGCGCGGCAAGGATTCGCTGCAGGCCGATGCGGTCTACACGCATCCTGGCTTCGCGTTGACGCCGGTCGCGGCCAACAAGAGCTTCATCACGATGGACGGGCTCTATCTGCTCGGCTTCGGGCCGCGGACGGCGGCGGCGGCGCGCGATCTCTCGGTCAAGCTCTATCCGGCCCTGGCCGAGGGCGGCGCATTCACGTCGGCTCTGTCGGCGGCGAACTGCCGGCAATGA